One Aegilops tauschii subsp. strangulata cultivar AL8/78 chromosome 7, Aet v6.0, whole genome shotgun sequence genomic window carries:
- the LOC109749835 gene encoding uncharacterized protein, whose product MELLLDTKVHRVLYAEAGKDVVDFLFSLLTLPVGTIVKLLTGDSMAGSMGNLYSSVNKLDDTYVCRDDTKNVLLTPAGGWDTGKLLQLPEPEHAVGVLYRCNNNCRNYTSVRGLLCTNCHRSMETPMQPLVDESEGGSDGGGVPRAAGAGFVQGIVT is encoded by the coding sequence ATGGAGTTGTTGCTGGACACCAAGGTCCACCGCGTGCTGTACGCCGAGGCCGGCAAGGACGTCGTCGACTTCCTCTTCTCGCTCCTCACCTTGCCGGTTGGCACCATCGTCAAGCTCCTCACCGGGGACTCCATGGCCGGCAGCATGGGGAACCTATACAGCAGCGTCAACAAGCTCGACGACACCTACGTCTGCCGTGATGACACCAAGAACGTCCTGCTCACGCCTGCCGGTGGTTGGGATACCGGCAAGCTGCTTCAGCTCCCCGAGCCGGAGCATGCTGTCGGTGTTCTTTATCGATGCAACAACAACTGCAGGAACTACACCAGCGTAAGGGGCTTGCTGTGCACCAATTGCCATCGTAGCATGGAAACCCCGATGCAGCCGCTTGTAGATGAGTCGGAGGGCGGCTCAGATGGGGGCGGCGTGCCTCGTGCTGCTGGCGCCGGCTTCGTGCAGGGGATTGTGACCTAG